GGGTGGCGAAAAAGACGTATTTGGCAAAGAGACTTGGCTCCCACTGACCTGCCACTGAAGCGTCATCCAGTCGCTTTTAGAGTCTCGCTGTTTGATACGCCGTGTGGCGCGGTGGTAGCAAGGGGCTCTGGCGCGGAGCTTTCAGTGCGCGCAGCGTCAGGGCCCCTTGCGGCTTTCAGGATGGCGGCGTAGGCCACCGGAGTTCGGTAGTTGAGCGCGGAATGTGGTCGCGCTGTGTTGTAATCTTCAGCCCACCTGGCAATGACCGACCTGGCGTGATCGAGGCCGCGGAACAGGGTCTCGTTCAGCAGCTCGTCGCGCATCCGGCCGTTGAAGCTCTCGACAAAGCCGTTCTGCATCGGCTTTCCTGGTGTGATGTAGTGCCATTCGACAGCGTGATCCTTGGCCCAGGCGAAGATGGCATTCGAGGTCAGCTCGGTGCCATTGTCCGATACGATCATGCCGGGCTTGCCACGTCGGGTGATGAGCGCTGTCAGTTCCCGCGCCACGCGCTGTCCCGAGATCGACGTGTCGGGGATGGCAGCCAGGCACTCCCGGGTCACATCATCAACCACGTTGAGGATGCGGAAGCGGCGGCCGTTCGCCATCTGGTCATGAACGAAATCCAGCGACCAGCGGGCGTTGACTCTGGCCTCGACCAGGATCGGCGCCCGAATGCCGACAGCGCGCCGCCGGGCACGGCGCTTGCGCACGGTCAGACCCTCCCTCGCGATAGAGGCGGTAGATCCGGTTGATGCCGGATGCCTCGCCCTCCTGGCGCAGCAGGATGAACAGGCGCCGATAGCCGAAGCGGCGGCGCTCATTGGCCAAATCCCGCAACCTGGCCCGAAGGGCTGGTTCTGGCGGTCGCCTGGAGCAATAGCGGATCATCTTGCGATCGGCGGCTATGACGGAACAGGCCCGGCGCTCGCTTATCTGAAACCGACCCTTCAGAAAAGCGACAGCCTCACGCTTGGCGGCGGGCCTTACCATTTTTTGCCAGAAGCTCCCGCAGCGCCGACGCGTCCAGCATGCTATCGGCCAGCAGTCGCTTCAGCTTGCCGTTCTCGTCCTCCAGGGCCCGCAGCCGCTTGGCCTCAGAAACATCCAGCCCGCCAAACTTGGCCTTCCAGTTGTAGAGCGTCGCCTCCGATACCCCGTGCTTGCGGGCCAGATCCGCCGTCTTCGCCCCGCCTCATGTTCCCGCAGCACCGCGATAATCTGCTCTTCCGTAAACCGCCTCTTCTTCATCGTCTGTCTCCATTGCTGGGCCAGACTCTAATCCGTTTTGGAGGAATTCTTCAGTGGCAGGTCAAACAATATTAGCAAGTCGAAGTATCCACCGGAATTGCCTACATGCGGGACGGATGCTGAGGGGCAGAGCAATGGTCATTCTGCTGCAACCATTCGTCCGAAGAGACGTCTCATAGCCTGGACCGAAATGAAACGGAACGGAAAAGAAATCGGTCCTGCCTTTCATTGTTGTGACAACCATCGGACGCAAACACTATGAGAAAATTTTCGAAGGTTTCCATCCCAATTTTTACTGGTGTCGCTGTAAGTGTGCTCGTCTGTGTCGCGTTCGCCCCTTCGGTTCATGCCCAAGATAGTTCAGTAGATGCCAATGACCGAGGTCAACCGTCGGCGCAGGATCACGGTCGTGGTTCCTCTGGTGATAAATCAGACGAGACTAGAGATCCGCGAAAGTGGGACCCCAATGCTTGCAGCCTTGCTAATCTGCATGCTTGTGGCGGCGGCGGCGGATTTCCTCCACCTAGCCCATGGCCTACGCCAGCTGATTCAAAGGACTGTACGGATAGCTGGGGTTGTCCGTCACCGCCAAATCCCAACAAGCCGGGATACGGACCGCCCTGGCCCGACCCAGACAAGCCGAAGCCGAAGCCGAAGCCGAAGCCGAAGCCGAAGCCGAAGCCGAAGCCGAACCCGTATAACGATCCTAAGGAGCCAGACCCTCAGGGCGATTGGCCGACAAACAAGCCCCATCCTGTGCCAAAGGGTGACTGGTAGTTGATTTCCAATGAGGCCGCACGGGAAGCGCTTCGGAGAGCAGGGTCAATTATCGGCCACAATGAGGTGCGGTTGTTCCGAGGCTTCGGAAGTGGCTGCCTCCCGACTGGACTCACCGAGCCATGCTTCAAAGGCGACTGAGATGTTCAGCCGCGGCACCGCTAGAGGACCGGTGGGGAGGCGGCCGCTTTCGGGCGGTCGCCCACCATCTGGAAGGGCAAAACCTCACCCTGCCGCAGAATTGCAATGTCCGATTCTAGATTCTTGCCAAGGTCCTTTGGCTGCGCCTTCGATTCATACCCAATTGGAGTGAAGTACATTCCGATAAACGATTCATCGCCGCTCCATGGCTTGCCCGTGTCTAACTTTATGCCAAGAAGGCCGCGAATATCAGACACAACCTCTTTGCAGTGTTTCTCAGAGATGAAATCAACATCTGTCTTTGTATTATACCACACCCATACATTTATGCGGTTTTTCTCCCAGTCATATAGCGGAAGGACCGCATAGTTTTCTCCTAGTCGATTAGCGTGCTTATCAAGAGCAAGTTCTAACCTGAGCATTCCAATTGTGAAATCAGATGCGGTTGAGTTCATCAGATAGGTCACCATTGGGCCTGGCTCTGCCCGAGCAACACCAGCCACTAACATCAAGCATGCGGCAATCAAGATAGGTTTCATCAGCAATTCCCCTGCCCATTCGCAACGATCACAATACATGTGTTGTCCGTGAGCGAATCAACCCGTATCACCCCGCCAACCCCACCACCTTCCAGTGTCAATGCCACATACTGATAGCGATGAAGCTGCACATATAGGAACACGAGAGGAAGCCCAAGAACGACTAATGCACCAAGCTGAAGTTTCGATAGGTTCATTCCCCTGCCCCTCAATCAGATTTTATTTCCGCTTCCTGAACCCACCGATCAACGCTCAGTCACACTCGTAGGAGATGGCTGAAACTGCACTTTCAAATTCGTCTTGAGCGTACTTCAACTTCCTGAACTCTGAAGAACAATCGTCCTGCCCTTCGCTATTGCTCACGCAGTTCGTATACCGCTTCATTGCATACGATATTTCAGAGATTGCATCGTTGTAGTCGTTGATCGCGTAGTTACAATCAGCCCAAGCAACATCACCCGAGCCAATCAAGAACAAGATAGCTACCAGACGTTTCATCATTCCCCCTTCTTTCTGAACCCACGAAACACCCAGGCCCCACCAACTCCAACCAACAGCAGTACGAAAGGCGGGCCGAACATCAATTGAAGATGATCAATGCGTTTGTCTTCGTTCATCGCCGCTACATCTGCCTTGATACTTTTGCAAACATAGGATTCAGGATCGTACACGCAGTCAGCCGATGGATAAGCCGCGTCCCACCCGAAGCCCCAGGCGAGTTTGATTTGTTCCGTATGCAACAATCCATAACCAACCATCCACCCCATAGCTAAGACGATCCAATGACGTACCCAGCCATTCCGCAAAAGCTTCATCAATCACCTTGCGCATCACATCCCTTTGGCGATGGAGACATGCTGATTAAGCACCAAGAACCGGTCCAGCTATCGTAGGCAACCACGCTATGTTGTCCGGCCATCTGGTATCGTTCAGATAGTGCATTCAATCCAAAAGCAATGCTGATCAACAACGCCGCAACGATTATTCCTCGATCAGTCATCCCACACCCCCAAACAGATTTGAAATTACATTCGATCCTTGAAGCGTTCAGCGGTGTCTTTGCTCATCGGTCCCGTGCCAGTCAGTTCCCGCACTTCTTTGTCCGATGCAAATAATGCCGTCTTGAGCGATGCCCAGGCGAACATGGACAACGGAACAGCAATCACCCACCGCCACCAGCTATCCACAGTGAAGAATACGAATAGAGCTATCGCCATAGTGACAATGCCCATGATGAAAGGCACGTGCCGCTTAGAGGCCATGATGTTTCCCCAGAAGATTTGAAATCCAGTAGCAGACAACCACCATCATTCCACCATCGCAGGCAATCCACCAGAGACGTTCCAGCCGATCACCAAGGGTCAGGAAGCAGAAGGTTGAAATGTATGGCGATTGGATCAGAAGCCCGTGGTGAGGGTCCGTAGCGGCTGTGAGTGGGCAAAGGGAATGGTCAGGGGGTTTCGGTAAACTCTACTGAATCCTGCCAATCAACTTGTATATACAACCAAGCCCGACTCATTTCATTCGGCATAGTTCAAAATCCTATTCGCCAGAAACTCAACAAATACAGGCGTCCCACCCTACAGCCTATTGATATAATTCGCTTTTCAAACCTTCTGCACCTCACCCAACACACAACACGTCAATCTGTAATCTACTACTGCATGTTGAAATCATTCAGCTATTCGGAACATTGTGCTACGGCTGTGCTATGAGCCGTGGGTTTGCCGGATTGAATGGATGAATGAACGTATATTTTACAGTGACTTAGCTGTTTGGGTAATTTTCTTGCTGGTTTGGGGGAAACTAGGAATATTTGCGGAAGGTTTGAAAAAATGGCTACCCCTCGGAATCCTCTCGACTGTCAGAAATTTTTGCAGCCCAAATTTCAAAACTACCTGCCCTTACCCGACCAGTGATCCGACCCCCCAACCAACTGCGAAGACGACAGCGAAGAGGATGAACGTTGGGACCATCATTTTCGATAGAGCAGCGAAAGCCCCGTCTTGCTGGACCGCGAACCTACCTTCTGGCCGAAACAGCATAACGAAAAGAGAACCGATAAAGGCAGCACCCAACGGAATATAGAATGTCGTCTGTAGATATCCGAAGACTCCGGTAGCGATGAATAGGACGAAGATCAGTATTCCACCCAACGTCTGCATTTTTCCCCCCCTAGGTTGAACGCTTCCACCCCACCATAATCACCCTTCCCTGTCCATCCCCAGCCTGAATCCTTGTCCGACCTAAATAATGGAAACACTTCAATTCCATTCATTAGAGGATTCAAACAATGGCAGCAGGCGGTTCGAAAAAGTCCAAAGACAAATCAAAAGAAGTACAAGGCCCCAACCGTGATGGATCAGCAGGGCTTGGTCCGAAGAAGGGTCCAGCACAAGGACCGAACCGCGATGGGTCAACAATCGACAAAAACCCAAGCGGTAAAGGTCCAGCACAAGGCCCCAACCGTGATGGTTCAACGTTGGATGTAAATCCTTCTGGCAAATCGCGTCCACAACAAGGACCGATGCAAGATGGTTCAACTTTGGATACCGCCCCAAAACGCAACAAGAAACCCGGTGACGAATTCGGCAAACTCCTTGGTGCCGTTGTCGGTGCACTAGTCCCAGCCCCAGGCATGGGCGCTTTGATGGCTGTGGGCGATGAAATGGGCGACATGGTTCAAAAAAACCAAGAAGACGTTGACGCAGGCCGCAAGAAGTCCACACGCATGGATGATCCAGCAATGGGCCGCGTTGATGACATGGAAGGTGAAGGTATTTCATCTTTCGGCAACGCTGCATCAGATGACCGTGCCAAAAACAAGAATGGTCTAGGTGGTGGCATGACGGGTGGCAAAGGCGATGGTTCAAACACACTCGCCAAGGCAATCCTGAATTCGAAGCCAAACGTTGACGAAGAAGCAGCCGCAACCCAGACAGCCAACAATTCAACCACAGCTAAGACACCAGACAACTTCATTGATGGTGAAATTGATCCAGAAACAGGTTTGGCAAAGAAGAAGGTGAAGTCAGTTGGACTCCCATTCTCCTACAATTTGCCAATCAACAATTTGATGAGCCTGTAATGTGCCCAAAAAAGATTTTTTCTTCTCCAAAAGTGAAGAAGGCAGACAGCGCCGATCAGCTACGCGCCCAACAAGCCGCCGCTGAAACCGCCGCACAAGCTGCCGAACGTGCCCGTCTCGCTTCTATGCGTGGACGTGCATCTCTATCCCTTCAAGAAAATTCTGGTGATCCCGATGCACTAGGAACAGGTGCCACCATCACAGGAAAGCTAACCGGAAAGTAATGCAAGAAATCACCTATCAGCGTATCAACAAGCTATTGGAAAAAGCAAAGTCACTTCGCGCACCACATGAAGCCGAAATCAGAGAGTGCTACCAATACACTTTGCCTGAACGCGAATTCCTGAAGGACAAGGAAACACCTGCCGACAGATTGAAAATATACGATTCAACTGCCGTCATGTCCGTACAGAACCTTCTGAAAATGATCCAGAAAATGTTGATCCCGATTGACCTGCCACTGAAGCGTCATCCAGTCGCTTTTAGAGTCTCGCTGTTTGATACGCCGTGTGGCGCGGTGGTAGCAAGGGGCTCTGGCGCGGAGCTTTCAGTGCGCGCAGCGTCAGGGCCCCTTGCGGCTTTCAGGATGGCGGCGTAGGCCACCGGAGTTCGGTAGTTGAGCGCGGAATGTGGTCGCGCTGTGTTGTAATCTTCAGCCCACCTGGCAATGACCGACCTGGCGTGATCGAGGCCGCGGAACAGGGTCTCGTTCAGCAGCTCGTCGCGCATCCGGCCGTTGAAGCTCTCGACAAAGCCGTTCTGCATCGGCTTTCCTGGTGTGATGTAGTGCCATTCGACAGCGTGATCCTTGGCCCAGGCGAAGATGGCATTCGAGGTCAGCTCGGTGCCATTGTCCGATACGATCATGCCGGGCTTGCCACGTCGGGTGATGAGCGCTGTCAGTTCCCGCGCCACGCGCTGTCCCGAGATCGACGTGTCGGGGATGGCAGCCAGGCACTCCCGGGTCACATCATCAACCACGTTGAGGATGCGGAAGCGGCGGCCGTTCGCCATCTGGTCATGAACGAAATCCAGCGACCAGCGGGCGTTGACTCTGGCCTCGACCAGGATCGGCGCCCGAATGCCGACAGCGCGCCGCCGGGCACGGCGCTTGCGCACGGTCAGACCCTCCTCGCGATAGAGGCGGTAGATCCGGTTGATGCCGGATGCCTCGCCCTCCTGGCGCAGCAGGATGAACAGGCGCCGATAGCCGAAGCGGCGGCGCTCATTGGCCAAATCCCGCAACCTGGCCCGAAGGGCTGGTTCTGGCGGTCGCCTGGAGCAATAGCGGATCATCTTGCGATCGGCGGCTATGACGGAACAGGCCCGGCGCTCGCTTATCTGAAACCGACCCTTCAGAAAAGCGACAGCCTCACGCTTGGCGGCGGGCCTTACCATTTTTTTGCCAGAAGCTCCCGCAGCGCCGACGCGTCCAGCATGCTATCGGCCAGCAGTCGCTTCAGCTTGCCGTTCTCGTCCTCCAGGGCCCGCAGCCGCTTGGCCTCAGAAACATCCAGCCCGCCAAACTTGGCCTTCCAGTTGTAGAGCGTCGCCTCCGATACCCCGTGCTTGCGGGCCAGATCCGCCGTCTTCGCCCCGGCCTCATGTTCCCGCAGCACCGCGATAATCTGCTCTTCCGTAAACCGCCTCTTCTTCATCGTCTGTCTCCATTGCTGGGCCAGACTCTAATCCGTTTTGGAGGAATTCTTCAGTGGCAGGTCACCACTTCACGACCCATATCAGTTCCCACGCGCGGAAATCCAAAAAGCCATTGTGAGCAAGGAGACCACGGTGAAAGGCAACCTCAGAGTTGACATTGCTAACGCAATCAGGAACTGCATGAAAAGTTGTGAAGATGTTGCGCCCATCTACCTAGACCTTTTTTAGAAGGTCCACACTTTAGGCAGGATGCTTGCACCCATGACGGGGACAGCCCTCAGTATTCATTTACGTCAGAGTGCAACGTCACCCACGTGAAGTCGTCATTTCGAAACTCGAATCCATCAATCTCTTCAGGTTCGTTGCTCTCCTGTTTAAGCAATATGCTTAGGGAAAAATCTACCTCCAGCTCGATTTCTGTCTCACCCGATGAATCTCCGAGCGGAATAAGGACCTTGTCTTCGCTGTCATAAATTGCGGTCTCCCAATCGGGATGCGTATAGGACACACTCGCAGTAACAAGAGCAGTGCCCACGACGAGATGTGACCCATCCTTCTCTGCATTATCAAACGTCGCTATTTCCGAAAGTGTCACTTTACTGACACTGTCGACCTCAATTTCGGCATCCTCAACGTCAGCAGCGAACAGGCTCCAGTTCTTCAACTCGGAATCAAACAAGCCGACCAAGTCTTGATTATGCTCTTCCAGAAAGGCTTCGACCTCAGGGGCTTTGATTTCTAGGTCGAGATGCTTGAAGAGATCTGGCACAGATCGAAGGACGGATAGATTTTTCTCGCCTTTAGTTGGGGCCAGAAAATCGTCATCGTTTGTGATTATGATGATTGGCAATTCATCTGTCGCCGTCTGCCGCAGAGATTCAAAAATGAATGCGTCAGAGAATTGATGCTGTTTTCCTTCCCCACTAAAGAAGCCTTCTTTTTGCTGTAAGCAGAAAAAAATCTTTGAAGGTTGAACAGAATCGATGAGGATAACTTTAGCTTGCAAAGTCTTAAACATCCTATCGGTTTCGGCACCGTACTTTCGAAATAACGAGGTTCGAATTTCTTCCTTTGTGACTTCTCGAATAGGTATGTTTAGCGTCTCGGCGGTAATCTTCCGAAAATGTGAGCGCGAAAGTTCCTTAATGACCTCATAATCATTCTCGACGTGTTTCCTTGCGACTTCCTGCACCGTTACGTCTGTTGTTAAGACAGAAATGAACCCGCCTTTGACCAAGTCAGCGATACGACGAAAAATTGGCCCGCCCGGAGGCTTGCCTGTCGAGATCAGGACATTTGCATCAAAGAAAACCTGGATTGGATTGTCAGGCATAATCATCCGATCAGCAATGCGGCGAACACAGAAGTAACGTTATCGCAGCCGCTTCACTAGCGAGCGAGGACAGCCGACCCTTCGCGATTAAAACCGGAAGCGCACGGCACCCAACGTGTCTCTAGCCTCAGATTTAACTTTTGAACCATTTATCTATACCTTCGAGGTCTCTAAGGATCTGCAGCGCCTGCTTTCTTCTCAGCATCGATATCGCACTAAATTGTCCATGTTTCCAAGCATTCTTGTTTCCCTTCGGCGCCCCACCACCGGCACCGTGAAATCTGCATACTTTCCACCCCTTAACCGGCGCGTTCCCGCACCGCTTGCGGGTCCGCTTTGAGTGCGCACGGCAACGGATCGCCGGGGGCGTAGGTGAGTTGGGCGGGTCTTGGCTCATGGGGTTGTTCCTCGGTTTTTTCTGTGACCCCCACCCCCTGCACGTTGGCTGAGGGCGGATTGACGGCAACGGCTGCCTTCTCGGCATTCACCGTGACATGCTGGTGGGTGACATTCACTCGTTGCTCGCCCCCGGTCCGGTAGCGCTTCAGGGCTTCCATTTGGGCGGTATAGGTTCGCAGCAATCGGACCAACAGCCCACCGTTGCTATCCTGTTGTGCGATGCTCTCGACGCTGTTGATCATGCGCCGCTGCAGTTCTGAAATGAGGCTATGCGCATTGACCATCTGGACTGCCAACATCCCCTCGACCCCGTCTTGCGGTGCAATCGCTGCCACCAGGGCCAGGGACTCATTCACAAACTGGTCGTTCACGCCGCCCTTGGTTGGTGTCGCATTGATCAGGCCGCGCAAGAGGCGATTGGCGCCATCGTAATCGACGCCACCGAAGGTCTCGGTCAGTCGCGCCACCGCCACTATTCCCGCGCCCTTGTCTTTCGAAAGGGGGCCAAGTGCGGGGGCGATAGTGATGCTGATCTGCTCGCCTTTCTGCTTCTCGATTTTGATCTTGCCTGGATTCGGTCGTTCCTTCTCTCGTGCGTAATAGGCATTGACCGCAGCATCGTCCTTTACCGTGGGCTTGAAGGGTGCAACTGGCACCACTTCATTCTTGGGAGGTGTCGCTTTCTTTGCCATCGCCTAGCCCCTCTGCCGCTCGCCCAGGCTGGGTGCCAGGCCATACGCCGATAGCGCTGCAATGCCGCGCTGGCGCATCCCCTCCAAAAGATCCGGCAGGCATTTGTCATGCACCCCGTAATGCCCGCCCGAAGCGCTGAGGCAGGGGATAAGCACCGCGCCCGGCCGATCACCTCGGCAATGGGCGCATTGGTCCTGCCTGTCGGTGGGCGGCCGGTGGGCATCCATCCATTTCGCCAGGGTCGTACCGTAGGCGACTCTTTCCGCCTCGACGCGCGGCAGGTTGTTGTCGCATTCCAGGATTGCCGCCCTTTCGTGATAGAACCCGCACCAATCTTCTGCGGACCAGTCCAGCGACGGTGGGCATTTTCTTGGCTGCTGGGGTTGCTGTCCCTGGTTGGAAACCAGCTTCGGCATTGTGTCCCGCGCCCTGTCCCGCTCTTTGTCCCGCGCAATGACACGATCCGCCAGGGACCGAATGAGGCTGCCACCATTCGACTCAGAGGTGTGTCCCGCTGTCCCGCTCCCTAGGGCTGGGACAATGGGACAAGAATCGACCTGCTGAACTTCAGCCATTGATGCGGCCCTCCTTCTTCAGCTTGTCCTTGAGGCGGTGGACAGCGGATTTCGACATGCCGGTTTCTTCGGCAATGTCCCGGATCGGCAGGCCGTCTTGCAGCATCGCCTCGACCGCGCTCGCCTTGGCATCGACCAGCGGCTGCCAGGACCATTTGACGGTGTCATCGTCGAGGATTAACCGCGCATCCAACGGCAAGGCATCATCCCCGCTCATGCCGCGCGCCTTCTCGAAATGGACTTCAAAGCGGGCGCCCTGGTCAGGCTCATAATCGAGTGGGCGCCTCAGGGCTATGACGGTGTCGAGAACATCTTCGCGCTTCGACGTGCCGCGCTGGTTGCCGCCCTTGCCGGCATGGTGAATGAGAAGCACCGCGACACCCTGCCGCCGCAACCGCAGCAGCCATTCCTGGACGGGAATCCAGCTTTCCCCCTCATTTTCCTTGCCGCTCCGGCAAAGCGTGCTGAGATTGTCGAGGATCGGCGTTTTGACTGCCGGTTGCCGTTCCGGCGGCTGATCTGCTGAAGGTATCTGTCATTGCGCTTTCCTTCTAATTGCCGCGCATTAGTGGCGGCGACTGCGGAAAGCTAGGTGCCCAGATGGCCGTTGCGCACTTGGAATTTCGTGCAACGCCTAAGTAGTGCGCTTCTTAAACTTTGTTGATTTCATCATTCCCTCAAATAACGTCCCATTTTTATGTCTTTCGAGCATGTCTCTTACCTGTTGAGCCTCAGCCTCAAGTTCTCCTTTTTGAACCATCGAGATATTGTACTCGGCTCAATGTTCAGCTCTTTGGCTAACC
This genomic interval from Rhodospirillaceae bacterium contains the following:
- a CDS encoding DUF4935 domain-containing protein; its protein translation is MPDNPIQVFFDANVLISTGKPPGGPIFRRIADLVKGGFISVLTTDVTVQEVARKHVENDYEVIKELSRSHFRKITAETLNIPIREVTKEEIRTSLFRKYGAETDRMFKTLQAKVILIDSVQPSKIFFCLQQKEGFFSGEGKQHQFSDAFIFESLRQTATDELPIIIITNDDDFLAPTKGEKNLSVLRSVPDLFKHLDLEIKAPEVEAFLEEHNQDLVGLFDSELKNWSLFAADVEDAEIEVDSVSKVTLSEIATFDNAEKDGSHLVVGTALVTASVSYTHPDWETAIYDSEDKVLIPLGDSSGETEIELEVDFSLSILLKQESNEPEEIDGFEFRNDDFTWVTLHSDVNEY
- a CDS encoding helix-turn-helix domain-containing protein; amino-acid sequence: MPVQEWLLRLRRQGVAVLLIHHAGKGGNQRGTSKREDVLDTVIALRRPLDYEPDQGARFEVHFEKARGMSGDDALPLDARLILDDDTVKWSWQPLVDAKASAVEAMLQDGLPIRDIAEETGMSKSAVHRLKDKLKKEGRING
- a CDS encoding IS3 family transposase (programmed frameshift) codes for the protein MKKRRFTEEQIIAVLREHEAGAKTADLARKHGVSEATLYNWKAKFGGLDVSEAKRLRALEDENGKLKRLLADSMLDASALRELLGKKMVRPAAKREAVAFLKGRFQISERRACSVIAADRKMIRYCSRRPPEPALRARLRDLANERRRFGYRRLFILLRQEGEASGINRIYRLYREEGLTVRKRRARRRAVGIRAPILVEARVNARWSLDFVHDQMANGRRFRILNVVDDVTRECLAAIPDTSISGQRVARELTALITRRGKPGMIVSDNGTELTSNAIFAWAKDHAVEWHYITPGKPMQNGFVESFNGRMRDELLNETLFRGLDHARSVIARWAEDYNTARPHSALNYRTPVAYAAILKAARGPDAARTESSAPEPLATTAPHGVSNSETLKATG